Proteins co-encoded in one Scomber scombrus chromosome 14, fScoSco1.1, whole genome shotgun sequence genomic window:
- the ncbp3 gene encoding nuclear cap-binding protein subunit 3, with translation MAAVHSLQVSVKPDSGSDRSESDSDSESDRDARGAEPMEVEEGELEDVSVNRSLQELLPDTSRRYENKAGTFITGIDVNSKEAIEKKEKRARRFHFQSEVSVDPRNVFLDKEIMRKAIPNLRMQAIYMAGVDDMSTQDVFGYFKEYPPAHIEWIDDESCNVVWLDDDTSIRALINISRMPDPEAVTTETESSSQPDEPSKGRRGPGSDDEDEEEEGEVEEGEEAAVKKSGEEIEGKESDGETEHKTKAESGQVEDLSSAEVESLLRNDLRPATKPFKGNKLFLRFATHDDKKELGAARRSRYYMKYGNPNYGGMKGILSNSWKRRFHNRRIQRDVIKSKKPLIGDSMGHTPPYTHRHSADLVNLPEEPIKEEEEEEEEEGDEDMEEDDRVVEYKERGDRGGASRALGAGLRSRASRSPSPWSESDEMDYDLELKMISTPSPKKSKKMTMYADEVDGHLKNIRNRVGGSGSSSRGKSPSPAKVTDVRQLLEEKRQGQSQQRQPPPVAVQGKTDVRQRLGKRRYSSPDRRRSPSPPSSPRETPPPREPIRDVHRRLGVANQDSRGSYANSSKDRKSALWSRLGSADGDGSKSGGRRRGGDKKEGAGGEEEEDVEEDDSTLQEMWGAMIKQKQERVTHKMKKSRLDNLPSLQIEISRDSSEESDA, from the exons ATGGCGGCCGTACACAGCTTACAGGTGTCGGTGAAACCAGACAGCGGTTCGGACCGCTCCGAGTCGGATTCTGACTCCGAATCGGACCGGGATGCCCGCGGAGCCGAGCcgatggaggtggaggagggcgAGCTGGAGGACGTCTCCGTTAACCGGTCCCTGCAGGAGCTGCTGCCG GACACGAGCCGGCGATACGAGAACAAAGCTGGAACGTTCATCACGGGGATCGACGTCAACTCAAAG GAGGCGATCGAGAAGAAAGAGAAGCGAGCGAGACGTTTCCATTTCCAAAGCGAGGTGAGCGTGGATCCGAGGAACGTGTTCCTGGATAAAGAAATCATGAGGAAAG CTATCCCCAACCTGAGGATGCAGGCGATTTACATGGCAGGCGTGGACGACATGAGCACCCAGGATGTGTTCGGATATTTTAAGGAATATCCTCCAGCTCACATCGAGTGGATCGATGACGAATCCT GTAACGTGGTTTGGCTGGACGACGACACGTCCATCCGAGCCCTTATCAACATCAGCCGGATGCCCGACCCGGAGGCGGTTACCACGGAGACGGAGAGTAGCAGCCAGCCGGACGAGCCGAGCAAAGGTCGCCGAGGACCAGGATCAGACGacgaagacgaggaggaggagggcgagGTGGAGGAGGGCGAGGAGGCAGCGGTGAAGAAGAGCGGCGAGGAGATCGAAGGGAAGGAGAGCGACGGAGAGACGGAGCATAAGACGAAAGCAGAGAGCGGCCAG gtggaaGACCTGTCGAGTGCAGAGGTTGAATCTCTGCTGAGAAACGATCTGCGACCGGCGACCAAACCGTTCAAAGGAAACAAACTGTTCCTACGCTTCGCTACGCAcg ATGATAAGAAGGAGCTGGGAGCCGCTCGGCGCAGCCGATACTACATGAAGTACGGAAACCCCAACTATGGAGGCATGAAGGGCATCCTCAGTAACTCCTG GAAGAGGAGATTTCACAACCGCAGGATCCAGAGAGACGTCATCAAGAGCAAGAAACCTCTGATAGGAGACAGCATGGGACACACACCACCATACACACACCGAcactcag CCGACCTCGTCAACCTCCCCGAGGAGCCGatcaaggaggaagaggaagaggaggaggaggaaggcgaTGAGGACATGGAGGAGGACGACAGAGTGGTGGAGTACAAGGAGCGAGGCGACAGGGGCGGGGCCTCGCGGGCGCTGGGGGCGGGGCTTCGCAGCCGGGCCTCGCGCTCGCCGTCTCCGTGGTCGGAGTCGGACGAGATGGACTACGACCTGGAGCTGAAGATGATCTCCACGCCGTCACCCAAGAAGAGCAAGAAGATGACGATGTACGCCGACGAGGTGGACGGGCACCTGAAGAACATCCG GAACAGGGTCGGGGGTTCGGGCTCTAGCAGCAGAGGGAAGTCTCCATCTCCCGCCAAGGTGACGGACGTTCggcagctgctggaggagaagcGTCAGGGTCAGTCCCAGCAGAGACAGCCCCCCCCGGTGGCCGTCCAGGGGAAGACGGACGTCCGGCAGCGGCTCGGGAAGAGACGCTACTCTTCCCCCGACAGGAGGCGCTCCCCCTCGCCCCCCTCCTCACCCAGAGAGACACCGCCACCCagagagccaatcagagacgTGCACCGCAGGCTTGGCGTGGCAAATCAGGACAGCCGAGGAAGCTACGCCAACTCATCCAAAGACAGGAAAA GCGCTCTGTGGAGCAGACTCGGCTCCGCTGACGGCGACGGCAGTAAGAGCGGAGGGAGGAGACGAGGAGGAGACAAGAAGGAGGGAGcggggggggaggaagaggaggacgtgGAGGAAGACGACTCGACACTGCAGGAGATGTGGGGCGCCATGatcaaacagaaacaggaacGTGTCACACACAAGATGAAGAAGAGCCGGCTGGACAACCTGCCGT